In one window of Apis mellifera strain DH4 linkage group LG12, Amel_HAv3.1, whole genome shotgun sequence DNA:
- the LOC725246 gene encoding uncharacterized protein LOC725246 isoform X2, which yields MAENEKFGDQAFGHERNGTRGSCRSNSEQRSQPRPSARPRKVDEGELPAPPPDPWSNLWPSLHNSRDQQVDAGRNSRSLDEDEDMIAYLTDDLGSLPPFEGRRTPSGCPSRNSAASAMAISSVYAEDAFEHLDRLYAFVDQILELRDRNAKFFKRVRNLERLKVLRDANQKLEYAFARGNGAATAGGAGQEEDTGFAESLLDAMLSNCRDSPFQRRGARSGPRQAARNNKLDIDAKQTSVDEISGTAPKVSKWTRVKAAFKWERAYTNDTENTDSATAPPSSSLPPANRQSHRSHDVDARESSNTATSSPVNENCNVGTPVPRTSSPSSSNDGFYDCQKAGTNQMDCQSLKRKSNKKADFGNWHSESLDDNILMDTLQPHETGVTNEASQQGKPLIRITSDKGDAGKMDEKDVESISKRSTPTLTIAIPSHEEDIRYASSPESSSPLFFNANASAGNSPQHRKTYRDQSAKNDFKRQQSYGGETLMSKMQRQDSKWNKVRRAFLTNSTPNVPSNLNVPRQTLFQDGFETSISSNYDSVENMEKTTPSNTPSQDARQDYRALREKLGTEFHQKLIEWERLKNFPPRVSISTGKETSSNLPSPRESLLSEERLAPEFRKKLQDWKRAKKIRRGSAPFVLQQRLNRRRLTDWQLWRSPLKTEFRNKEIFSFAVGESGEIVNDGRTQVCEDYPKKMESWKRTNESNCDAKTRAKSHQLGIASGIDESEFLALERLLSLFNNNTSKERRDSDVQQLDECFDGDSRSYADGTQNLNDTNEVFVRTSVGSYRFEGISREFTRKLYDWEQYRGISPTSSTFRLLGPSYVPFLRQTTMETSTDNSPITKVGSDEPISFKVCSLKRSKSVGNVIEQNDRNELFMRRSNSLQSLDHLTNRLKSADRIDALQESIDPQRPEEDIVEDIMDDSEPEAMIVDIEDVIEETASPLERVQPHQTPVYSVAASETTSIAVPLGTVTSSHEPSPVFLIEIEENSDSKRWESKKWNRRKSVSSEDSLSLEQSEMAKSWDNERNSSSNVDSEHWSSASSWSKRETFDAKENVDNSDRELDKDSVKSNSSIYSTDVDTEFNVVNEGKEQNQVNFEREDVSVTLPEKKDALERNLKESDEQSKFATRNVDRFYTDQDQKNSKKAEETYTVIRDELLDTAHRGLSKIDTNRYDSSKPCTNYPIYEKENDRFKETTRSSQSVERKKWQEYRNNTETASSSLLSNPSSFERHREPTIQTTAYTVAPSRDQRCFERIVINEETLNKIVVPTATGCVEKANISRLPIERAPIEDSTDEYRSSNDRDVPVSRETSAKKQISNSPTRNVFIRTKRIIFSPFRRSEEHSSGKKENNGSEDDRVFPTKSKSKSRSGSPKVNRQDALLRMSLSLPWPLRPSSKDRETKESKIEEERAPVKQKQNFKRCKSVESSRKSSVGENTFQTRRDRDSSSIEFKRSTNENNVERGSVSVQTNVANERENRASFRVSLPSLKTEEKRKENSSSSPSSSSSSSSSSSSSSSSSRFDPQSSDLIHKLTILSNAVAKRDGRTNAISEQSSVVESHSLRVRRAKEDFLSRRGGPLCHSALEPPSVKRDDSPRTFVHFYEQISENQERVGSGKQTSSVNCASNSLLDASNEKEGQQQELAAKEKRMEHFLNDYNELSNGSRPDRVKSASAGMINVDPDTFVRLTETSRGCESLPRSISKQPQPLGSLAKIVNKLKFARLIRGKDAQEENMSTISKLCRQSLLIDVRNDFDKCWESDDREKVPRAGSVEKNKRNE from the exons ATGGCTGAGAATGAGAAATTCGGCGATCAAGCGTTTGGGCATGAGAGGAACGGGACTCGTGGATCGTGCCGCAGCAACAGCGAACAAAGATCGCAACCGAGGCCCAGCGCTAGGCCACGCAAAGTGGACGAGGGCGAGTTGCCCGCGCCACCGCCGGATCCGTGGTCCAATCTGTGGCCCAGCCTGCACAATTCTCGCGACCAGCAGGTGGATGCGGGGAGGAACAGTCGGAGCctggacgaggacgaggacatGATCGCCTACCTGACCGACGATCTCGGCTCCCTGCCGCCGTTCGAGGGGCGGAGGACCCCGTCCGGTTGCCCGTCGAGAAATTCTGCCGCGTCCGCGATGGCTATTTCAAGCGTTTACGCGGAAGACGCTTTCGAGCATTTGGACCGGCTGTACGCGTTCGTGGACCAGATTCTCGAGCTCAGGGATCGAAACGCCAAGTTTTTCAAACGCGTGAGGAATCTGGAACGGTTGAAGGTGTTGAGGGACGCGAACCAAAAATTGGAATACGCTTTCGCGCGCGGGAACGGGGCTGCGACGGCGGGGGGCGCGGGACAGGAGGAGGACACCGGCTTCGCCGAGTCGTTGCTCGACGCTATGCTGTCCAATTGCAGGGATTCCCCGTTCCAGAGGAGGGGGGCGAGGTCTGGGCCGAGGCAGGCGGCGAGGAACAACAAATTGGATATCGACGCGAAGCAGACGTCGGTGGACGAAATTTCTGGAACCGCGCCCAAGGTCTCCAAATGGACGAGAGTTAAGGCCGCGTTCAAGTGGGAAAGGGCTTACACGAACGACACCGAGAACACGGACTCGGCCACggcccccccctcctcctcgctgCCCCCGGCCAATAGGCAGAGCCACAGGAGTCACGATGTTGACGCTAGGGAATCGAGCAACACCGCAACTTCGTCGCCTGTTAACGAGAATTGCAACGTGGGAACGCCCGTCCCCCGAACCTCCTCGCCCTCCTCGTCCAACGATGGATTTTACGATT gTCAGAAAGCTGGAACGAATCAAATGGATTGCCAATCTTTGAAgagaaaatctaataaaaaagcGGACTTTGGAAATTGGCATAGCGAATCCCTCGATGATAATATTCTTATGGATACTTTGCAACCCCACGAGACAGGAGTAACAAACGAG GCAAGCCAGCAAGGGAAGCCTTTAATACGAATCACATCGGACAAGGGTGACGCGGGAAAAATGGACGAGAAGGATGTGGAATCGATCTCGAAGAGATCAACCCCGACATTAACGATTGCGATACCTTCGCACGAGGAGGACATAAGATACGCGTCGTCTCCGGAATCGAGCTCGCCGCTCTTTTTCAACGCGAACGCCTCTGCCGGAAATTCTCCACAACACAGGAAGACGTATCGAGACCAATCTGCGAAGAACGATTTTAAACGACAG CAATCGTACGGTGGAGAAACATTGATGTCGAAGATGCAGAGGCAAGACTCGAAATGGAACAAGGTGAGGCGAGCATTTCTAACGAATTCAACCCCAAACGTGCCATCGAACCTCAACGTGCCCAGACAGACGCTCTTTCAAGATG GTTTCGAAACTTCGATAAGCAGCAATTACGACAGCGTGGAAAATATGGAGAAAACGACACCTTCCAATACACCGTCGCAGGACGCGAGACAAGATTACCGCGCCCTCAGAGAGAAACTGGGAACCGAGTTCCATCAAAAGTTGATCGAGTGGgagcgtttaaaaaattttccaccccGAGTTTCCATTTCCACGGGGAAAGAGACCTCCTCGAATTTACCGAGCCCTCGAGAAAGCTTGCTTTCGGAAGAAAGATTGGCACCCGAGTTCAGGAAGAAATTGCAAGACTGGAAACGCGCCAAAAAAATACGAAGAGGAAGTGCCCCGTTTGTGCTGCAACAGAGGCTGAATCGACGTCGTTTAACGGATTGGCAACTTTGGAGATCTCCTTTGAAAACCGAATTcaggaataaagaaatatttagtttCGCTGTTGGTGAGAGCGGAGAGATCGTGAACGATGGGAGGACGCAAGTTTGTGAGGATTACccgaaaaaaatggaatcttGGAAGAGAACGAACGAGAGTAATTGCGATGCGAAAACACGAGCCAAGTCGCATCAACTTGGGATTGCGTCTGGAATCGACGAAAGCGAGTTTCTCGCTTTGGAAAGATTATTGTCgctttttaacaataatacgaGTAAAGAACGACGAGACAGTGATGTTCAACAATTGGACGAGTGCTTCGATGGAGATTCAAG atcgTATGCCGATGGGacacaaaatttaaatgacaCGAACGAAGTTTTCGTTCGGACATCTGTCGGATCTTACCGGTTCGAAGGTATTTCGCGAGAATTCACGAGAAAACTGTACGACTGGGAACAATATCGTGGAATATCACCGACATCTTCGACTTTCCGCCTTTTAGGACCTTCTTACGTGCCATTCTTAAGGCAGACAACTATGGAAACATCGACGGATAATTCACCGATAACAA aagttGGAAGCGACGAACCGATATCGTTCAAAGTCTGCTCTCTGAAGAGGTCGAAATCTGTTGGCAATGTGATCGAGCAAAACGATCGAAATGAACTTTTCATGCGTCGTTCGAACAGTCTGCAATCATTGGATCATCTCACGAACAGGTTAAAAAGCGCTGATCGCATAGATGCTTTACAAGAATCaa tCGATCCTCAGAGACCGGAAGAGGACATAGTCGAAGACATAATGGACGATTCGGAGCCGGAAGCGATGATCGTCGACATCGAAGACGTGATAGAAGAAACTGCGAGCCCCCTGGAAAGGGTGCAACCACACCAAACACCCGTGTACTCGGTTGCAGCGAGCGAGACGACGAGCATCGCGGTACCGTTGGGAACTGTCACATCCAGTCACGAACCATCGCCGGTATTCTTGATAGAAATAGAGGAGAATTCGGATTCGAAACGGTGGGAGTCGAAAAAGTGGAATCGAAGGAAAAGCGTCTCGAGCGAGGACAGTTTGAGCCTGGAACAATCCGAAATGGCGAAGTCTTGGGACAACGAGAGGAATTCTTCGAGTAACGTGGATTCGGAGCATTGGTCCTCTGCAAGCTCGTGGAGCAAGAGGGAAACGTTCGATGCGAAGGAGAACGTTGATAATTCGGATCGAGAGTTGGATAAGGATTCAGTGAAATCGAACAGCTCGATTTACTCGACCGATGTCGATACAGAATTTAACGTTGTAAACGAAGGGAAGGAGCAGAATCAGGTTAATTTCGAGAG aGAAGATGTTTCTGTAACATTACCTGAAAAGAAAGATGCACTTGAAAGAAATCTGAAGGAGTCTGATG agCAAAGCAAATTTGCAACGCGTAACGTAGATCGTTTCTATACTGATCAAgatcaaaaaaattccaagaaagCTGAAGAAACTTATACCGTAATCAGGGATGAATTACTCGACACCGCTCATCGAGGCTTATCCAAAATAGACACGAATCGTTATGACTCAAGCAAACCGTGCACCAATTATCCAATCTACGAAAAGGAAAACGATCGTTTCAAAGAAACAACGAGAAGTTCACAATCcgtcgagagaaagaaatggcAAGAATATCGTAACAACACGGAAACTGCTTCGTCTTCCTTATTATCGAATCCCTCCTCGTTCGAACGTCATCGTGAGCCAACTATTCAAACAACCGCTTACACGGTGGCGCCATCTCGCGACCAACGCTGCTTCGAGAGAATCGTCATCAACGAAGAAACACTGAACAAAATAGTCGTACCGACGGCAACGGGCTGCGTGGAGAAAGCAAACATCTCGAGGTTGCCGATAGAGCGAGCACCAATCGAGGATTCGACGGAcgaatatcgatcgagcaaCGATCGTGACGTTCCAGTCAGTCGAGAAACGAGTGCTAAAAAGCAAATCTCCAATTCACCGACTCGAAACGTTTTCATCAGGACGAAGCGTATAATATTCTCTCCGTTCCGACGTTCGGAAGAGCACTCGTCTGGTAAAAAGGAGAACAACGGTAGCGAGGATGATCGCGTGTTTCCTACGAAGAGCAAAAGCAAATCGAGGTCGGGATCGCCTAAAGTGAACCGACAAGACGCCCTCTTGAGGATGTCTCTTTCGTTACCGTGGCCCCTTCGCCCATCCTCGAAGGATCGCGAGACGAAGGAATCGAAAATCGAAGAGGAACGAGCTCCCGTCAAACAGAAACAAAACTTCAAACGGTGCAAGTCTGTGGAAAGCTCTAGGAAATCGTCCGTCGGCGAAAACACGTTCCAAACGAGGCGAGATAGAGACTCGTCGTCGATCGAATTTAAACGTTCTACGAACGAGAATAACGTCGAGAGAGGGAGTGTCTCGGTACAAACGAACGTTGCAAATGAACGAGAAAATCGAGCTTCCTTTAGAGTCAGCTTGCCCAGCTTAAAAAccgaagagaaaaggaaagaaaattcttcttcctccccctcctcctcctcctcctcctcttcctcctcctcttcctcctcgtctTCCTCGAGATTCGACCCACAATCCTCGGATCTTATACACAAATTGACGATTCTGTCGAACGCAGTGGCCAAACGAGACGGCAGAACCAACGCAATCTCCGAACAATCGTCCGTGGTCGAATCGCACTCGTTGAGAGTGAGACGAGCGAAAGAGGATTTCTTGTCTCGTCGAGGTGGCCCGCTTTGCCATTCGGCGTTGGAGCCTCCGTCCGTGAAACGCGACGATTCTCCAAGAACGTTCGTCCATTTCTACGAGCAGATCTCGGAAAATCAAGAAAGAGTGGGGAGCGGGAAGCAGACGTCGAGTGTAAATTGTGCCTCGAATTCGTTGTTAGACGCGTCGAATGAGAAAGAAGGACAGCAACAGGAGTTGGCAgcgaaagagaagaggatGGAACATTTTCTGAACGATTACAACGAGTTGTCGAACGGGTCTCGACCCGATCGTGTTAAATCTGCCAGCGCCGGTATGATAAACGTGGATCCGGACACGTTCGTGCGTTTGACCGAAACCAGCCGTGGATGCGAGTCCCTTCCAAGATCGATCTCGAAGCAGCCTCAGCCGTTGGGATCGCTCGCGAAGATCgtcaataaattaaagttcGCGAGATTGATACGTGGCAAAGATGCTCAGGAGGAGAATATGAGCACGATCTCGAAATTGTGCAGGCAGAGTTTGTTGATCGACGTTAGAAACGACTTTGACAAGTGTTGGGAGTCGGACGATCGTGAGAAGGTTCCTAGAGCGGGTAGCgttgagaaaaataagagaaacgaATGA
- the LOC725246 gene encoding uncharacterized protein LOC725246 isoform X1 — translation MAENEKFGDQAFGHERNGTRGSCRSNSEQRSQPRPSARPRKVDEGELPAPPPDPWSNLWPSLHNSRDQQVDAGRNSRSLDEDEDMIAYLTDDLGSLPPFEGRRTPSGCPSRNSAASAMAISSVYAEDAFEHLDRLYAFVDQILELRDRNAKFFKRVRNLERLKVLRDANQKLEYAFARGNGAATAGGAGQEEDTGFAESLLDAMLSNCRDSPFQRRGARSGPRQAARNNKLDIDAKQTSVDEISGTAPKVSKWTRVKAAFKWERAYTNDTENTDSATAPPSSSLPPANRQSHRSHDVDARESSNTATSSPVNENCNVGTPVPRTSSPSSSNDGFYDCQKAGTNQMDCQSLKRKSNKKADFGNWHSESLDDNILMDTLQPHETGVTNEASQQGKPLIRITSDKGDAGKMDEKDVESISKRSTPTLTIAIPSHEEDIRYASSPESSSPLFFNANASAGNSPQHRKTYRDQSAKNDFKRQQSYGGETLMSKMQRQDSKWNKVRRAFLTNSTPNVPSNLNVPRQTLFQDGFETSISSNYDSVENMEKTTPSNTPSQDARQDYRALREKLGTEFHQKLIEWERLKNFPPRVSISTGKETSSNLPSPRESLLSEERLAPEFRKKLQDWKRAKKIRRGSAPFVLQQRLNRRRLTDWQLWRSPLKTEFRNKEIFSFAVGESGEIVNDGRTQVCEDYPKKMESWKRTNESNCDAKTRAKSHQLGIASGIDESEFLALERLLSLFNNNTSKERRDSDVQQLDECFDGDSRSYADGTQNLNDTNEVFVRTSVGSYRFEGISREFTRKLYDWEQYRGISPTSSTFRLLGPSYVPFLRQTTMETSTDNSPITKVGSDEPISFKVCSLKRSKSVGNVIEQNDRNELFMRRSNSLQSLDHLTNRLKSADRIDALQESIDPQRPEEDIVEDIMDDSEPEAMIVDIEDVIEETASPLERVQPHQTPVYSVAASETTSIAVPLGTVTSSHEPSPVFLIEIEENSDSKRWESKKWNRRKSVSSEDSLSLEQSEMAKSWDNERNSSSNVDSEHWSSASSWSKRETFDAKENVDNSDRELDKDSVKSNSSIYSTDVDTEFNVVNEGKEQNQVNFEREDVSVTLPEKKDALERNLKESDAQSKVATCRYNQELSIEKEQEYDYQQIEKDENINDEKNLVESSKSNEYEEIIVTSSFTNLQSMENYNDETAKNLLKTSINCKLEQSKFATRNVDRFYTDQDQKNSKKAEETYTVIRDELLDTAHRGLSKIDTNRYDSSKPCTNYPIYEKENDRFKETTRSSQSVERKKWQEYRNNTETASSSLLSNPSSFERHREPTIQTTAYTVAPSRDQRCFERIVINEETLNKIVVPTATGCVEKANISRLPIERAPIEDSTDEYRSSNDRDVPVSRETSAKKQISNSPTRNVFIRTKRIIFSPFRRSEEHSSGKKENNGSEDDRVFPTKSKSKSRSGSPKVNRQDALLRMSLSLPWPLRPSSKDRETKESKIEEERAPVKQKQNFKRCKSVESSRKSSVGENTFQTRRDRDSSSIEFKRSTNENNVERGSVSVQTNVANERENRASFRVSLPSLKTEEKRKENSSSSPSSSSSSSSSSSSSSSSSRFDPQSSDLIHKLTILSNAVAKRDGRTNAISEQSSVVESHSLRVRRAKEDFLSRRGGPLCHSALEPPSVKRDDSPRTFVHFYEQISENQERVGSGKQTSSVNCASNSLLDASNEKEGQQQELAAKEKRMEHFLNDYNELSNGSRPDRVKSASAGMINVDPDTFVRLTETSRGCESLPRSISKQPQPLGSLAKIVNKLKFARLIRGKDAQEENMSTISKLCRQSLLIDVRNDFDKCWESDDREKVPRAGSVEKNKRNE, via the exons ATGGCTGAGAATGAGAAATTCGGCGATCAAGCGTTTGGGCATGAGAGGAACGGGACTCGTGGATCGTGCCGCAGCAACAGCGAACAAAGATCGCAACCGAGGCCCAGCGCTAGGCCACGCAAAGTGGACGAGGGCGAGTTGCCCGCGCCACCGCCGGATCCGTGGTCCAATCTGTGGCCCAGCCTGCACAATTCTCGCGACCAGCAGGTGGATGCGGGGAGGAACAGTCGGAGCctggacgaggacgaggacatGATCGCCTACCTGACCGACGATCTCGGCTCCCTGCCGCCGTTCGAGGGGCGGAGGACCCCGTCCGGTTGCCCGTCGAGAAATTCTGCCGCGTCCGCGATGGCTATTTCAAGCGTTTACGCGGAAGACGCTTTCGAGCATTTGGACCGGCTGTACGCGTTCGTGGACCAGATTCTCGAGCTCAGGGATCGAAACGCCAAGTTTTTCAAACGCGTGAGGAATCTGGAACGGTTGAAGGTGTTGAGGGACGCGAACCAAAAATTGGAATACGCTTTCGCGCGCGGGAACGGGGCTGCGACGGCGGGGGGCGCGGGACAGGAGGAGGACACCGGCTTCGCCGAGTCGTTGCTCGACGCTATGCTGTCCAATTGCAGGGATTCCCCGTTCCAGAGGAGGGGGGCGAGGTCTGGGCCGAGGCAGGCGGCGAGGAACAACAAATTGGATATCGACGCGAAGCAGACGTCGGTGGACGAAATTTCTGGAACCGCGCCCAAGGTCTCCAAATGGACGAGAGTTAAGGCCGCGTTCAAGTGGGAAAGGGCTTACACGAACGACACCGAGAACACGGACTCGGCCACggcccccccctcctcctcgctgCCCCCGGCCAATAGGCAGAGCCACAGGAGTCACGATGTTGACGCTAGGGAATCGAGCAACACCGCAACTTCGTCGCCTGTTAACGAGAATTGCAACGTGGGAACGCCCGTCCCCCGAACCTCCTCGCCCTCCTCGTCCAACGATGGATTTTACGATT gTCAGAAAGCTGGAACGAATCAAATGGATTGCCAATCTTTGAAgagaaaatctaataaaaaagcGGACTTTGGAAATTGGCATAGCGAATCCCTCGATGATAATATTCTTATGGATACTTTGCAACCCCACGAGACAGGAGTAACAAACGAG GCAAGCCAGCAAGGGAAGCCTTTAATACGAATCACATCGGACAAGGGTGACGCGGGAAAAATGGACGAGAAGGATGTGGAATCGATCTCGAAGAGATCAACCCCGACATTAACGATTGCGATACCTTCGCACGAGGAGGACATAAGATACGCGTCGTCTCCGGAATCGAGCTCGCCGCTCTTTTTCAACGCGAACGCCTCTGCCGGAAATTCTCCACAACACAGGAAGACGTATCGAGACCAATCTGCGAAGAACGATTTTAAACGACAG CAATCGTACGGTGGAGAAACATTGATGTCGAAGATGCAGAGGCAAGACTCGAAATGGAACAAGGTGAGGCGAGCATTTCTAACGAATTCAACCCCAAACGTGCCATCGAACCTCAACGTGCCCAGACAGACGCTCTTTCAAGATG GTTTCGAAACTTCGATAAGCAGCAATTACGACAGCGTGGAAAATATGGAGAAAACGACACCTTCCAATACACCGTCGCAGGACGCGAGACAAGATTACCGCGCCCTCAGAGAGAAACTGGGAACCGAGTTCCATCAAAAGTTGATCGAGTGGgagcgtttaaaaaattttccaccccGAGTTTCCATTTCCACGGGGAAAGAGACCTCCTCGAATTTACCGAGCCCTCGAGAAAGCTTGCTTTCGGAAGAAAGATTGGCACCCGAGTTCAGGAAGAAATTGCAAGACTGGAAACGCGCCAAAAAAATACGAAGAGGAAGTGCCCCGTTTGTGCTGCAACAGAGGCTGAATCGACGTCGTTTAACGGATTGGCAACTTTGGAGATCTCCTTTGAAAACCGAATTcaggaataaagaaatatttagtttCGCTGTTGGTGAGAGCGGAGAGATCGTGAACGATGGGAGGACGCAAGTTTGTGAGGATTACccgaaaaaaatggaatcttGGAAGAGAACGAACGAGAGTAATTGCGATGCGAAAACACGAGCCAAGTCGCATCAACTTGGGATTGCGTCTGGAATCGACGAAAGCGAGTTTCTCGCTTTGGAAAGATTATTGTCgctttttaacaataatacgaGTAAAGAACGACGAGACAGTGATGTTCAACAATTGGACGAGTGCTTCGATGGAGATTCAAG atcgTATGCCGATGGGacacaaaatttaaatgacaCGAACGAAGTTTTCGTTCGGACATCTGTCGGATCTTACCGGTTCGAAGGTATTTCGCGAGAATTCACGAGAAAACTGTACGACTGGGAACAATATCGTGGAATATCACCGACATCTTCGACTTTCCGCCTTTTAGGACCTTCTTACGTGCCATTCTTAAGGCAGACAACTATGGAAACATCGACGGATAATTCACCGATAACAA aagttGGAAGCGACGAACCGATATCGTTCAAAGTCTGCTCTCTGAAGAGGTCGAAATCTGTTGGCAATGTGATCGAGCAAAACGATCGAAATGAACTTTTCATGCGTCGTTCGAACAGTCTGCAATCATTGGATCATCTCACGAACAGGTTAAAAAGCGCTGATCGCATAGATGCTTTACAAGAATCaa tCGATCCTCAGAGACCGGAAGAGGACATAGTCGAAGACATAATGGACGATTCGGAGCCGGAAGCGATGATCGTCGACATCGAAGACGTGATAGAAGAAACTGCGAGCCCCCTGGAAAGGGTGCAACCACACCAAACACCCGTGTACTCGGTTGCAGCGAGCGAGACGACGAGCATCGCGGTACCGTTGGGAACTGTCACATCCAGTCACGAACCATCGCCGGTATTCTTGATAGAAATAGAGGAGAATTCGGATTCGAAACGGTGGGAGTCGAAAAAGTGGAATCGAAGGAAAAGCGTCTCGAGCGAGGACAGTTTGAGCCTGGAACAATCCGAAATGGCGAAGTCTTGGGACAACGAGAGGAATTCTTCGAGTAACGTGGATTCGGAGCATTGGTCCTCTGCAAGCTCGTGGAGCAAGAGGGAAACGTTCGATGCGAAGGAGAACGTTGATAATTCGGATCGAGAGTTGGATAAGGATTCAGTGAAATCGAACAGCTCGATTTACTCGACCGATGTCGATACAGAATTTAACGTTGTAAACGAAGGGAAGGAGCAGAATCAGGTTAATTTCGAGAG aGAAGATGTTTCTGTAACATTACCTGAAAAGAAAGATGCACTTGAAAGAAATCTGAAGGAGTCTGATG CACAATCAAAAGTAGCGACCTGTCGATACAATCAGGAGTTATCGATTGAGAAGGAACAGGAATACGATTACCAACAGATAGAAAAGGATGAGAACatcaatgatgaaaaaaatcttgtcGAAAGTTCGAAATCCAACGAGTATGAAGAAATAATCGTGACCAGTTCTTTTACGAATTTGCAatcaatggaaaattataacgATGAAACGgctaagaatttattaaaaacatcgattaattgtaaattag agCAAAGCAAATTTGCAACGCGTAACGTAGATCGTTTCTATACTGATCAAgatcaaaaaaattccaagaaagCTGAAGAAACTTATACCGTAATCAGGGATGAATTACTCGACACCGCTCATCGAGGCTTATCCAAAATAGACACGAATCGTTATGACTCAAGCAAACCGTGCACCAATTATCCAATCTACGAAAAGGAAAACGATCGTTTCAAAGAAACAACGAGAAGTTCACAATCcgtcgagagaaagaaatggcAAGAATATCGTAACAACACGGAAACTGCTTCGTCTTCCTTATTATCGAATCCCTCCTCGTTCGAACGTCATCGTGAGCCAACTATTCAAACAACCGCTTACACGGTGGCGCCATCTCGCGACCAACGCTGCTTCGAGAGAATCGTCATCAACGAAGAAACACTGAACAAAATAGTCGTACCGACGGCAACGGGCTGCGTGGAGAAAGCAAACATCTCGAGGTTGCCGATAGAGCGAGCACCAATCGAGGATTCGACGGAcgaatatcgatcgagcaaCGATCGTGACGTTCCAGTCAGTCGAGAAACGAGTGCTAAAAAGCAAATCTCCAATTCACCGACTCGAAACGTTTTCATCAGGACGAAGCGTATAATATTCTCTCCGTTCCGACGTTCGGAAGAGCACTCGTCTGGTAAAAAGGAGAACAACGGTAGCGAGGATGATCGCGTGTTTCCTACGAAGAGCAAAAGCAAATCGAGGTCGGGATCGCCTAAAGTGAACCGACAAGACGCCCTCTTGAGGATGTCTCTTTCGTTACCGTGGCCCCTTCGCCCATCCTCGAAGGATCGCGAGACGAAGGAATCGAAAATCGAAGAGGAACGAGCTCCCGTCAAACAGAAACAAAACTTCAAACGGTGCAAGTCTGTGGAAAGCTCTAGGAAATCGTCCGTCGGCGAAAACACGTTCCAAACGAGGCGAGATAGAGACTCGTCGTCGATCGAATTTAAACGTTCTACGAACGAGAATAACGTCGAGAGAGGGAGTGTCTCGGTACAAACGAACGTTGCAAATGAACGAGAAAATCGAGCTTCCTTTAGAGTCAGCTTGCCCAGCTTAAAAAccgaagagaaaaggaaagaaaattcttcttcctccccctcctcctcctcctcctcctcttcctcctcctcttcctcctcgtctTCCTCGAGATTCGACCCACAATCCTCGGATCTTATACACAAATTGACGATTCTGTCGAACGCAGTGGCCAAACGAGACGGCAGAACCAACGCAATCTCCGAACAATCGTCCGTGGTCGAATCGCACTCGTTGAGAGTGAGACGAGCGAAAGAGGATTTCTTGTCTCGTCGAGGTGGCCCGCTTTGCCATTCGGCGTTGGAGCCTCCGTCCGTGAAACGCGACGATTCTCCAAGAACGTTCGTCCATTTCTACGAGCAGATCTCGGAAAATCAAGAAAGAGTGGGGAGCGGGAAGCAGACGTCGAGTGTAAATTGTGCCTCGAATTCGTTGTTAGACGCGTCGAATGAGAAAGAAGGACAGCAACAGGAGTTGGCAgcgaaagagaagaggatGGAACATTTTCTGAACGATTACAACGAGTTGTCGAACGGGTCTCGACCCGATCGTGTTAAATCTGCCAGCGCCGGTATGATAAACGTGGATCCGGACACGTTCGTGCGTTTGACCGAAACCAGCCGTGGATGCGAGTCCCTTCCAAGATCGATCTCGAAGCAGCCTCAGCCGTTGGGATCGCTCGCGAAGATCgtcaataaattaaagttcGCGAGATTGATACGTGGCAAAGATGCTCAGGAGGAGAATATGAGCACGATCTCGAAATTGTGCAGGCAGAGTTTGTTGATCGACGTTAGAAACGACTTTGACAAGTGTTGGGAGTCGGACGATCGTGAGAAGGTTCCTAGAGCGGGTAGCgttgagaaaaataagagaaacgaATGA